A DNA window from Myripristis murdjan chromosome 19, fMyrMur1.1, whole genome shotgun sequence contains the following coding sequences:
- the LOC115377545 gene encoding SE-cephalotoxin-like produces MSMLPSALGLMFSFVNIILAFIPQESPTDQLQADLDEVNRKLDSLSMEISNLATDVEWHNYASVYSQDEVRILNAWKNFNDILKISMSAQSEEQKIRLAEMFTTFYENTATEGSVASLYHYLTVRGTSLSKNLLDILTRKSKCSITDIGMYSIYFNSLMYRGMFLNQVYWSLMGFNLSVKAAEYTSMMKKIVNAEKEAVNNCKSKYEEYMKKEVVDISKKHSNSDKEEIARQIKWALDKKYFWYEWVVVVYDTKQKYPDETYGFTVIPMEKITVAMQFESNQWVCECPDGYDGYTCEKKIPTFSQDIKKFVSEPLPAISTMDAKLNKVSDTVSTLKESLDKIYSLLQQNG; encoded by the exons ATGAGCATGTTGCCGAGTGCTTTAGGTCTGATGTTCTCCTTTGTCAACATCATCTTGGCCTTCATTCCTCAGGAGAGCCCCACAGACCAGCTGCAGGCTGATCTGGATGAGGTGAACAGGAAGCTGGACTCTCTCTCCATGGAGATCTCCAACCTGGCAACGGATGTGGAATGGCACAACTACGCCAGTGTCTACTCTCAGGACGAGGTCCGCATCCTCAATGCCTGGAAGAACTTCAATGACATCCTCAAGATTTCAATGTCAGCACAGAGCGAGGAGCAAAAGATCCGTCTGGCTGAGATGTTCACCACCTTCTATGAGAACACGGCCACTGAAGGCAGCGTGGCCAGCCTCTACCACTACCTGACCGTCAGGGGCACGTCTCTCAGCAAGAACCTGCTCGACATCCTGACCAGGAAGTCTAAATGTAGCATTACTGACATAGGCATGTACAGCATCTATTTCAACAGCCTGATGTATAGGGGGATGTTCCTCAACCAGGTCTACTGGAGTCTGATGGGTTTCAACCTGTCAGTCAAGGCAGCTGAATACACctcaatgatgaaaaaaatcgTCAATGCTGAGAAAGAAGCTGTGAACAATTGCAAGAGCAAGTATGAGGAGTACATGAAGAAGGAGGTGGTGGATATcagcaaaaaacacagcaacagtgaCAAAGAAGAAATTGCTAGACAGATAAAATGGGCATTGGACAAGAAGTACTTCTGGTATGaatgggtggtggtggtgtatgACACAAAGCAGAAGTACCCTGATGAAACTTATGGTTTCACTGTAATCCCAATGGAGAAGATCACCGTCGCC ATGCAGTTTGAGTCCAACCAATGGGTGTGTGAATGTCCAGACGGTTACGATGGATAcacatgtgagaaaaaaattccAACCTTCAGTCAGGACATCAAGAAATTTGTGTCTGAACCTCTGCCTGCCATCAGCACCATGGACGCCAAGCTGAATAAAGTCAGTGACACAGTGAGCACCTTGAAGGAATCTCTTGATAAGATTTACTCACTCCTGCAGCAGAATGGCTGA